In a single window of the Christensenella timonensis genome:
- a CDS encoding DUF2812 domain-containing protein, translated as MKNKNTMAQWWLPYKYAAPVDFENHMEKMAAEGWNVDRIKQSDSFRMVFKKTEPKQYRYVVDLHALHPKDYIRTYEEFGWELVGRMASLFVWRKEYTGQRPEAFTDAASRERRSGNILLVFKCLIVLMVAAITAIAVCYAVFVKPQNLSDWADGLISIAILAALTAALGIFMRKIYKKRDQ; from the coding sequence ATGAAAAACAAAAATACAATGGCGCAGTGGTGGCTGCCGTACAAGTATGCAGCGCCTGTCGATTTTGAAAACCATATGGAAAAGATGGCGGCGGAAGGGTGGAATGTCGACCGGATCAAGCAAAGCGATTCTTTTCGCATGGTGTTTAAAAAGACGGAACCAAAGCAATACAGGTATGTGGTGGATTTACATGCGTTGCATCCGAAGGATTATATTAGGACATATGAAGAATTTGGCTGGGAACTTGTTGGTAGGATGGCAAGCCTTTTCGTATGGAGGAAGGAATACACAGGACAAAGGCCGGAAGCATTTACCGATGCGGCAAGCAGGGAAAGGAGAAGCGGAAATATCTTGCTGGTTTTTAAATGCCTGATTGTCTTGATGGTGGCGGCGATTACCGCGATTGCCGTGTGCTATGCCGTTTTCGTGAAACCGCAAAACTTAAGCGACTGGGCAGACGGACTCATTTCCATTGCGATCCTTGCCGCGCTGACGGCGGCGCTTGGAATATTCATGCGAAAGATATACAAAAAGCGCGACCAGTAA
- a CDS encoding PadR family transcriptional regulator: MEVKNIKKRYIPMSETMFFILFSLRGERHGYGIMQDVEKLTNGRIVLGAGTIYQSISKLVRDGLIVATQEVDRQKKYTITESGLAILKEEAARIREMAKIAEVLS; encoded by the coding sequence ATGGAAGTGAAAAATATCAAAAAACGGTATATTCCCATGAGTGAGACGATGTTCTTCATCTTATTTTCCCTGCGCGGAGAGCGGCATGGTTACGGAATCATGCAAGACGTGGAGAAACTTACAAACGGACGGATCGTCTTGGGAGCAGGGACGATCTATCAGAGTATCTCGAAGTTGGTAAGGGATGGGCTGATCGTTGCCACGCAAGAGGTCGACCGGCAGAAAAAGTACACGATCACCGAGAGCGGCCTTGCCATTTTGAAGGAAGAAGCTGCCCGGATCAGGGAAATGGCGAAGATTGCGGAGGTATTATCATGA
- a CDS encoding amino acid permease, with protein sequence MKTVANAGSSKKHLTLFGFFAITASMVMTVYEYPTFASSGFSLVFFLILAGVLWFLPVAMSSAEMATVKGWDTGGVYTWSGNMLGEKWGFANIFFQWFQITVGFVTMIYFILGALSYVLHWDALNSNPAIKFIGVLVIFWALTFSQFKGTKLTAKISKIGFVFGIMIPAIVLFALAIGFFTTGGKSLVPLDAKALIPDFSKLNTLVVFVSFILAYAGIEASATHANEMKNVKKDYPLAIIILVILAIVLNTIGGTSIAAVVPESQLGLSTGVIQGFEGLVHHFGTGMDWIVSVIAILIAVGVIAEVSAWVVGPSWGMLEAGKNGLLPKKLSETNKHGVPTKFLLLQGVIVTIWAAVLTFGGGGSNVSFFTAISLTVIIYIVGYIIFFLAYIKLARKHSDLPRAFEISKKKPVKLLMAIVGLIMSVFALVISFVPPSQLTGADASTQYLTILIISFIVVIFIPFIIYHFMRKKNPLPPGMKMPPVVDTDAQQAAPNQAATTAAQATGTTSNASAPAGDAKGTTPKK encoded by the coding sequence ATGAAAACAGTTGCAAATGCAGGCTCCAGCAAAAAGCATTTGACATTGTTCGGATTTTTCGCGATCACGGCTTCCATGGTCATGACGGTCTACGAATATCCGACGTTTGCATCCTCCGGTTTTTCACTGGTATTTTTCCTGATTCTGGCAGGTGTCCTCTGGTTCCTGCCCGTAGCGATGTCGTCCGCCGAAATGGCGACGGTCAAGGGCTGGGACACGGGCGGCGTCTATACCTGGTCGGGAAACATGCTGGGTGAAAAATGGGGTTTTGCAAATATTTTCTTCCAGTGGTTCCAAATTACGGTAGGATTCGTCACGATGATCTATTTCATCCTCGGCGCACTCTCTTATGTACTCCACTGGGATGCACTCAACAGTAATCCGGCGATCAAGTTTATCGGCGTCCTGGTGATTTTCTGGGCACTGACGTTCTCGCAGTTCAAGGGCACGAAGCTTACGGCAAAGATTTCAAAGATCGGTTTTGTTTTTGGTATCATGATCCCTGCGATCGTACTGTTTGCCCTTGCGATTGGCTTCTTCACCACAGGCGGCAAGAGCCTTGTGCCGCTTGACGCAAAGGCGCTGATCCCGGATTTCTCAAAGCTCAACACGCTAGTCGTGTTCGTCTCCTTCATCCTGGCTTATGCCGGTATTGAAGCGTCGGCAACACATGCCAACGAAATGAAAAACGTAAAGAAAGACTATCCGCTGGCGATCATTATCCTGGTCATCCTGGCGATCGTCCTCAATACGATCGGCGGCACATCCATCGCGGCAGTCGTACCGGAAAGCCAGCTGGGCCTTTCCACAGGTGTTATCCAGGGCTTTGAAGGCTTGGTACACCACTTTGGAACCGGTATGGACTGGATCGTAAGCGTCATCGCGATCCTGATCGCGGTAGGCGTTATCGCAGAAGTATCCGCATGGGTGGTTGGCCCGTCCTGGGGGATGCTGGAAGCGGGCAAAAACGGCCTTCTTCCCAAAAAACTCTCCGAAACGAACAAACATGGCGTTCCGACAAAGTTCCTGCTTTTGCAGGGCGTGATCGTAACGATCTGGGCGGCAGTCCTGACATTCGGCGGCGGCGGCAGCAACGTTTCGTTCTTCACGGCGATCTCGCTTACGGTCATCATCTACATCGTGGGCTACATCATTTTCTTCCTGGCTTATATCAAGCTGGCAAGAAAGCACAGCGACCTGCCGAGGGCGTTTGAGATCTCGAAGAAAAAGCCGGTCAAGCTGCTGATGGCTATCGTAGGATTGATCATGTCGGTCTTTGCACTGGTGATCTCCTTTGTGCCACCGTCACAGCTCACGGGCGCGGATGCATCCACGCAGTACCTGACGATCCTTATCATCAGCTTTATCGTAGTGATATTCATACCGTTTATCATTTACCACTTCATGCGTAAGAAAAATCCGCTTCCTCCGGGCATGAAAATGCCTCCGGTGGTGGATACGGATGCGCAGCAAGCGGCCCCGAACCAAGCAGCCACAACAGCCGCACAGGCGACCGGGACGACAAGCAATGCGTCGGCACCGGCGGGTGATGCGAAGGGAACGACCCCCAAAAAATAA
- a CDS encoding glutamate decarboxylase, with protein sequence MPVNALNEKSVPAEVAYRLIKDELIDEGNARQNLATFCQTYMEPEATKLMSETLAVNAIDKSEYPQMTEVENRCVNIIASIWHGKEGEAMGTSTVGSSEACMLGGMAMKFRWRDLAEKAGIDINAKKPNLVISSGYQVCWEKFCVYWDIEMRLVPLDEQHMSMNMDKVMDYVDDYTIGVVGILGITYTGKFDDIKKLDELIEKHNKTAKVPIGIHVDGASGGMFAPFVDPKLEWDFRLKNVHSINTSGHKYGLVYPGIGWVLWKSKEYLPERLIFYVNYLGGEQPTMAINFSRSGSQIIGQYYIFLRYGLEGLKLVQGHTRDVGLHIIDAIKKFGIFEIYNDGSNIPVLCYKLKDPKAHKWTLYELADRLAMKGWQVPAYTLPADLTDVVIQRYVVRADLSYNMADSLIEDMKMAIDYLEKNTQTDAPGKEKKGAQGFTH encoded by the coding sequence ATGCCGGTCAACGCTCTGAATGAAAAATCGGTTCCGGCGGAAGTCGCTTACCGGCTGATCAAGGACGAACTGATCGATGAAGGCAATGCGCGCCAGAACTTAGCGACATTCTGCCAGACATATATGGAGCCCGAAGCAACTAAGCTGATGAGCGAAACACTTGCGGTAAATGCGATTGACAAATCCGAATATCCGCAGATGACGGAAGTGGAAAACCGCTGCGTCAATATTATTGCAAGCATCTGGCACGGCAAGGAAGGCGAAGCGATGGGAACTTCTACAGTGGGATCGTCCGAAGCTTGTATGCTGGGCGGCATGGCGATGAAGTTCAGGTGGCGTGACCTCGCGGAAAAAGCGGGCATCGACATCAATGCGAAAAAGCCGAACCTCGTTATTTCCTCCGGTTACCAGGTCTGCTGGGAAAAATTCTGTGTGTACTGGGATATCGAAATGCGCCTGGTTCCGTTAGACGAGCAGCATATGAGCATGAACATGGATAAGGTCATGGATTACGTGGACGATTATACGATCGGCGTAGTCGGCATCCTGGGCATCACGTATACAGGTAAATTTGACGATATCAAAAAACTTGACGAACTGATTGAAAAGCACAACAAGACGGCAAAAGTACCGATCGGCATCCACGTCGACGGTGCTTCCGGCGGCATGTTTGCCCCGTTCGTAGACCCCAAGCTTGAATGGGATTTCCGCCTCAAAAACGTACATTCCATCAATACATCCGGCCACAAATACGGCCTCGTATATCCGGGTATCGGCTGGGTACTCTGGAAAAGCAAAGAATACCTGCCGGAAAGGCTTATCTTCTATGTGAACTATTTGGGCGGCGAACAGCCCACGATGGCGATCAACTTCTCGCGTTCGGGAAGCCAGATCATCGGCCAGTATTACATCTTCCTGCGTTACGGGCTGGAAGGACTGAAACTGGTACAGGGACATACAAGGGACGTCGGCCTGCACATCATCGACGCGATCAAGAAATTCGGCATCTTTGAAATTTACAACGATGGCAGCAACATTCCGGTACTGTGCTACAAGCTGAAAGACCCCAAGGCGCACAAATGGACTCTTTACGAACTGGCGGACCGTCTCGCGATGAAGGGCTGGCAGGTTCCGGCTTACACGCTGCCGGCAGACCTTACAGACGTAGTGATCCAGCGTTATGTTGTCCGTGCGGACCTCTCCTACAACATGGCTGATTCCCTGATCGAAGACATGAAAATGGCGATCGATTACCTGGAGAAGAACACGCAGACAGACGCACCCGGAAAAGAGAAGAAGGGCGCGCAGGGCTTTACACACTAA
- a CDS encoding response regulator transcription factor — protein MFHILIVEDDKNLRRLMATYLEREGYEVYHAGDGEQAMEILDTQHIDLIISDIMMPNMDGYQLTEELRRAEYTLPILMVTAKETFEDKKKGFLVGTDDYMVKPLDMEEMLLRVSALLRRANIANEHKLEFGDVSLDYDSLTVTAHGQTYELPKKEFYLLFKLLSYPKKIFTRQQLMDEIWGMEAEADERTVDVHIKRLREKFDDLPEFKIVTIRGLGYKAEKNA, from the coding sequence ATGTTTCATATTTTGATCGTCGAGGACGACAAAAATTTAAGGCGGCTGATGGCGACTTACTTAGAGCGCGAGGGCTATGAGGTATATCACGCAGGCGACGGCGAACAGGCGATGGAAATACTCGACACCCAGCACATCGACCTGATCATCAGCGATATCATGATGCCCAATATGGACGGTTACCAGCTTACGGAAGAGCTGCGCCGTGCGGAATATACGCTGCCCATCCTGATGGTCACAGCCAAGGAGACATTTGAGGACAAGAAAAAGGGATTCCTCGTCGGTACGGACGATTACATGGTCAAGCCCCTTGACATGGAAGAAATGCTGCTGCGCGTTTCCGCGCTCCTTCGGCGCGCAAACATTGCCAACGAGCATAAACTGGAATTCGGCGACGTGTCCCTCGATTATGATTCGCTGACCGTTACCGCGCATGGGCAAACCTACGAGCTGCCCAAAAAGGAATTTTACCTGCTTTTCAAGCTGCTCTCTTATCCTAAAAAGATTTTTACGCGCCAGCAGCTGATGGACGAGATCTGGGGCATGGAGGCAGAGGCGGACGAGCGGACGGTAGACGTGCACATCAAGCGCCTGCGCGAAAAATTCGACGACCTGCCCGAATTCAAGATCGTGACCATCCGCGGGCTCGGGTATAAGGCGGAGAAGAACGCATGA
- a CDS encoding sensor histidine kinase codes for MKHKFIPPINMRNISSIQLKFVMVFVGILLIACVATMVVVSAFMQSALLKDIEERLSATSKSINKLAEETDLPLEEIINIAGNSYYDIHIYDEDSMTLPSGMSGQQLASLTPGQIYFISDKTKTLPLGVLKTRDVYLVMTSHTEDNEILYFRNIAFMVLVMCAGIGSILMLLAVTHITKPVKRLTRATKEVAKGNFDISVEYEAQDEIGQLTHNFNLMTKELKNMEYLRKDFVSNVSHEFKTPIASIQGFAQLLKTKDLTQEEFDEYTDVIISESARLSKLSENLLKLSRLEKQVIPPQNTEFSLDEQIRRTLLLLERDWSAKELELDIDLDGVTYTGDEEMLQQIWINLLANAIKFSNPQGTLSVRLKGEKEQVRAEIADTGVGIAKDALPRIFEKFYQGDTSHSRDGNGLGLSIVKQIVESSGGSISVTSEEGKGTTFTVLLPMPKKTPKK; via the coding sequence ATGAAGCACAAATTTATCCCCCCCATCAATATGCGCAACATTTCTTCCATCCAGCTGAAGTTTGTGATGGTCTTTGTTGGTATTTTATTGATCGCGTGCGTGGCCACCATGGTCGTCGTTTCCGCATTTATGCAAAGCGCGCTTTTAAAGGACATCGAAGAGCGCCTGTCCGCTACCTCCAAAAGCATCAATAAGCTCGCGGAAGAAACAGACCTTCCTTTAGAAGAGATCATCAATATCGCCGGCAATTCTTATTATGATATCCACATTTACGATGAAGACAGCATGACGCTCCCCTCCGGGATGAGCGGGCAGCAGCTTGCTTCCCTGACGCCCGGCCAAATCTATTTTATTTCCGATAAAACAAAAACACTGCCCTTAGGCGTGCTCAAAACGCGGGATGTATATCTTGTGATGACGTCTCATACCGAGGATAACGAGATTCTTTATTTCCGCAATATCGCCTTCATGGTACTGGTCATGTGCGCGGGCATCGGCTCCATCCTGATGCTGCTCGCGGTGACGCACATCACTAAGCCGGTCAAGCGTTTGACGCGCGCCACCAAGGAAGTCGCCAAGGGTAATTTCGATATTTCCGTAGAGTATGAGGCACAGGATGAGATCGGCCAGCTGACGCATAATTTTAACCTGATGACCAAGGAACTGAAAAACATGGAATACCTGCGTAAAGATTTCGTGAGCAACGTATCACATGAATTCAAGACGCCCATTGCGTCCATACAGGGTTTTGCGCAGCTTTTGAAAACCAAGGACCTGACGCAGGAAGAGTTTGACGAATACACCGACGTGATCATCAGCGAAAGCGCGCGGCTTTCCAAGCTCTCTGAAAACCTGCTGAAGCTCTCCCGGCTGGAAAAACAGGTGATTCCCCCACAGAATACGGAATTTTCACTGGACGAGCAGATCCGCAGGACATTATTGCTTTTGGAACGCGATTGGAGCGCCAAGGAACTGGAGCTGGATATCGATCTTGACGGCGTTACCTACACAGGGGATGAGGAGATGCTGCAGCAGATCTGGATCAACCTGCTGGCAAACGCCATCAAGTTTTCCAATCCGCAGGGGACGCTCAGCGTGCGGCTCAAAGGGGAAAAGGAACAAGTACGTGCAGAGATCGCAGACACGGGCGTAGGGATCGCCAAGGACGCCCTCCCGCGTATTTTCGAGAAATTCTACCAGGGCGACACGTCCCATTCCAGGGACGGGAACGGCCTCGGCCTTTCCATTGTCAAGCAGATCGTCGAATCGAGCGGGGGCAGTATTTCCGTTACCAGCGAGGAAGGCAAAGGCACGACGTTTACCGTGCTGCTGCCCATGCCCAAAAAAACGCCGAAAAAGTAA
- a CDS encoding PTS transporter subunit IIC, whose amino-acid sequence MSKNQTAAMTIKKYAKRWFIDGMGAMALGLFASLIIGLIISQIATIPGLSVLSQFTEVLSAKSPVVGAAIGVAIAYGLKNKPLVIFSSAATGAFGYAMGGPVGAYVAALVGAEIGRLVAGKTPVDIIVSPIVTILSGCFIGLLVGPPLNTFMTWLGDFVNSATVLAPLPMGIIVSVIVGMVLTLPISSAALCIMMGISGIAAGAAVAGCCANMIGFAVMSFKENGWGGFLAQGLGTSMLQVPNILRRPQIWIPPIVASAVVGPISTMVFQMTNTPTGAGMGTSGLVGQFGAWAAMSATTPAPMLIFEIALVHFILPAVVTLAVAAILRRIGWIRPQDLKLEMMN is encoded by the coding sequence ATGTCAAAAAATCAAACAGCAGCTATGACCATCAAGAAGTACGCCAAACGCTGGTTCATCGATGGTATGGGCGCGATGGCGCTGGGCCTTTTTGCAAGCCTGATCATCGGCCTCATCATCTCCCAGATCGCGACCATCCCCGGTCTTTCGGTACTTTCCCAGTTCACAGAGGTGCTCAGTGCGAAATCCCCTGTCGTGGGGGCGGCCATCGGCGTTGCGATTGCGTACGGCCTGAAGAACAAACCTCTCGTCATTTTCTCGTCCGCGGCTACAGGCGCGTTCGGATATGCGATGGGCGGCCCGGTCGGCGCTTATGTCGCCGCGCTTGTGGGCGCGGAGATCGGCCGGCTCGTTGCCGGAAAGACCCCGGTGGATATCATCGTATCCCCCATCGTCACCATTCTTTCGGGCTGCTTTATCGGGCTGCTTGTCGGCCCGCCGTTAAATACCTTCATGACGTGGCTGGGCGACTTTGTAAACTCCGCAACGGTTCTTGCCCCGCTCCCGATGGGTATCATCGTTTCCGTCATCGTCGGTATGGTACTGACGCTGCCCATCAGCTCGGCAGCGCTGTGTATCATGATGGGAATCAGCGGTATCGCCGCCGGCGCGGCAGTCGCGGGATGCTGTGCCAACATGATCGGCTTTGCAGTCATGAGCTTCAAAGAAAACGGCTGGGGCGGCTTTTTAGCGCAGGGCCTTGGTACGTCCATGCTGCAAGTGCCGAATATCCTGCGCCGTCCGCAGATATGGATCCCGCCCATCGTTGCTTCGGCGGTCGTCGGCCCCATCTCTACGATGGTGTTCCAGATGACGAATACGCCTACGGGCGCCGGTATGGGTACGTCCGGCCTGGTTGGGCAGTTCGGCGCGTGGGCGGCTATGAGCGCCACAACGCCTGCGCCTATGCTCATCTTTGAGATCGCCCTCGTGCATTTCATTTTGCCCGCTGTGGTCACCCTCGCAGTCGCCGCGATCCTAAGGCGTATCGGCTGGATACGCCCGCAGGATCTAAAGCTCGAAATGATGAATTAG
- the thiI gene encoding tRNA uracil 4-sulfurtransferase ThiI, translating into MLLLVRYGEIHLKGLNRPHFEALQLAAIKRALKGFPDVKVQKGYGRFYVTDIAEADMPGVIGAARKVFGLHSVSPATEMEKDMDAIHETMIRIVREYMEQKGIKSATFKVAAKRADKRFPLSSMQLAADLGGVLLEAIPGLSVDVHNPQVTVHIEVREKCYGYVDIIPCAGGMPQRSNGRAMLLLSGGIDSPVAGYMIAKRGVELSAVHYHSFPYTSEAAKQKVIDLAGLVSQYAGRIRLHVVSFTDIQMQIYEKCPHEMLVIIMRRFMMRIAQELAKRDNAQAIVTGESIGQVASQTMESIGVTNSVVTDMPVFRPLIGMDKVDIIEIAGEIGTYETSILPYEDCCTVFVPKHPTTRPKLERVIEEESVLDIDALVKEAVESAELIRID; encoded by the coding sequence ATGTTATTATTGGTACGCTACGGCGAGATACATTTGAAAGGACTCAACCGGCCGCATTTTGAAGCGCTGCAGTTGGCGGCGATCAAGCGGGCGCTCAAAGGCTTCCCGGACGTGAAGGTGCAGAAGGGCTATGGGCGTTTTTATGTGACGGATATCGCGGAGGCGGATATGCCGGGCGTGATCGGCGCGGCCAGGAAGGTGTTCGGCCTGCATTCCGTTTCGCCCGCTACGGAAATGGAAAAGGACATGGATGCGATCCATGAAACGATGATCCGCATCGTGCGGGAATACATGGAGCAAAAAGGCATCAAAAGCGCGACGTTCAAGGTGGCGGCAAAGCGTGCGGACAAGCGGTTCCCGCTTTCATCCATGCAGCTGGCGGCCGACCTGGGCGGCGTGCTTCTGGAAGCGATCCCCGGCCTTAGCGTAGACGTGCATAACCCGCAGGTCACCGTACACATCGAGGTGCGGGAGAAGTGTTATGGCTATGTGGACATCATTCCGTGCGCGGGCGGTATGCCGCAGCGCTCGAACGGGCGAGCAATGCTCCTTTTGTCCGGCGGGATCGACAGCCCGGTGGCAGGATATATGATCGCCAAACGCGGGGTGGAGCTTTCGGCGGTACATTACCACAGCTTTCCGTATACGAGCGAGGCAGCCAAACAGAAAGTGATCGACCTGGCGGGATTGGTATCGCAGTATGCGGGGCGCATCCGTTTGCACGTGGTGAGCTTTACGGATATCCAGATGCAGATCTATGAAAAATGTCCCCATGAGATGCTGGTCATCATCATGCGGCGGTTCATGATGCGCATTGCGCAAGAGCTTGCAAAGCGCGACAACGCGCAGGCCATCGTGACGGGCGAGAGCATCGGGCAGGTCGCGAGCCAGACGATGGAGAGCATCGGCGTGACCAACAGCGTTGTTACGGATATGCCTGTCTTTCGGCCGCTCATTGGCATGGATAAGGTGGACATTATCGAGATCGCTGGTGAGATCGGCACTTACGAAACGTCGATTTTGCCTTACGAGGATTGCTGTACCGTATTCGTGCCCAAGCACCCGACGACGCGTCCCAAGCTGGAACGCGTCATCGAGGAGGAAAGCGTGCTCGATATCGACGCACTGGTAAAAGAAGCTGTGGAAAGCGCAGAGCTGATCAGGATTGACTGA